In Alkalihalobacillus sp. FSL W8-0930, a single window of DNA contains:
- a CDS encoding transketolase C-terminal domain-containing protein: protein MTVVKEITQKKATRAAFGDEIVELGKQNKDIYVIDVDIAKSCKTTKFIEELPNQHINVGIAEQNAAGLAAGLATTGKIPFISTYAVFGSLRMAEQIRQEVCYPNLNVKIACSHGGLTPANDGGSHQAIEDMGVYRSIPNMTVIMGADYQSTRKLIKQASEIHGPVYLRFTRDTIPVLYSEEEEFEIGKAKKIQDGNDVTIIANGDTVHLALEATKLLEKEGISVKFFDMHTIKPLDREAVVESLDTGRIVTVEDHNILNGLGSAVSEVVAEEGRGIVRRIGVQDTFGQSAPYEKLLELNGITVENIFETAKQLAGNK, encoded by the coding sequence ATGACAGTTGTAAAAGAGATCACCCAAAAGAAAGCAACCAGAGCGGCATTTGGAGACGAAATTGTAGAGTTAGGTAAACAAAATAAAGACATCTATGTTATTGATGTTGATATCGCAAAATCTTGTAAGACAACAAAGTTTATTGAAGAACTACCTAATCAGCACATTAACGTAGGTATTGCAGAGCAAAACGCTGCTGGTTTAGCTGCTGGTTTAGCTACTACAGGCAAGATCCCATTTATTTCAACATACGCTGTCTTTGGTTCACTACGTATGGCTGAACAAATTAGACAAGAGGTTTGTTATCCAAACCTAAATGTTAAGATCGCGTGCTCTCATGGCGGGCTTACACCAGCAAATGATGGAGGAAGCCACCAAGCTATTGAGGATATGGGTGTGTACCGAAGCATTCCTAACATGACTGTAATCATGGGGGCTGATTACCAATCAACCCGCAAACTAATTAAACAAGCTTCCGAGATACATGGTCCGGTGTACTTACGATTTACGAGAGATACGATTCCTGTTCTCTATTCAGAAGAAGAAGAGTTTGAAATTGGAAAAGCCAAAAAGATCCAAGATGGTAACGACGTCACTATTATCGCAAATGGAGACACCGTTCATTTAGCTCTTGAAGCGACTAAGCTTCTTGAAAAGGAAGGCATTTCTGTAAAATTCTTTGATATGCATACCATTAAGCCACTAGATCGCGAGGCAGTCGTTGAAAGCTTAGATACAGGTCGTATCGTGACTGTTGAAGATCACAATATTCTAAATGGTTTGGGAAGTGCAGTAAGTGAAGTAGTTGCCGAAGAAGGCAGAGGGATTGTTCGGAGAATTGGTGTTCAGGATACATTTGGCCAATCTGCACCTTATGAAAAGTTATTAGAATTAAACGGTATTACCGTTGAGAATATCTTTGAAACAGCGAAGCAATTGGCAGGAAATAAATAA
- a CDS encoding 3-oxoacyl-ACP reductase family protein: MFSLEKRVAIVTGSGSVRGIGRTIALTLAKQGATIVVADLNKEGIEDTVHAVKELGGDALGIELDVTSKESNDAMVKKVKETYGRIDILVNNAGISQKATVEELTLEDVTRVFNVNMFGLFLCTQAVLSTMKEQGYGRIVNLSSVSAKRGGGVFGGAHYSASKAAVLGFSKNLARECAADGVTVNCVTPGLINTDIWKGLPQEVADVVIAGIPMNRPGETSEIASTIAFLASEEASYITGEEIDINGGSHMD; this comes from the coding sequence ATGTTTAGTTTAGAGAAAAGAGTGGCGATTGTAACAGGTAGTGGATCTGTTCGAGGAATTGGACGAACTATCGCACTTACTCTTGCCAAACAAGGAGCAACTATTGTTGTTGCTGACTTAAATAAAGAGGGAATTGAAGATACTGTTCATGCTGTTAAAGAGCTAGGTGGAGACGCTTTAGGGATTGAACTCGACGTTACAAGTAAGGAATCAAACGATGCAATGGTTAAGAAAGTAAAAGAAACTTACGGTCGTATCGATATCCTTGTAAATAATGCGGGTATCTCCCAAAAAGCTACGGTAGAAGAACTAACACTAGAGGATGTAACACGAGTATTTAACGTGAATATGTTTGGACTATTCTTGTGTACACAAGCAGTTCTTTCTACAATGAAGGAACAGGGATATGGACGCATCGTGAACCTATCTTCTGTTTCTGCTAAAAGAGGGGGAGGCGTGTTCGGGGGAGCCCATTATTCAGCATCAAAAGCAGCTGTATTAGGTTTCTCTAAGAACCTTGCAAGAGAGTGTGCCGCAGATGGGGTGACAGTGAATTGTGTAACTCCAGGCTTAATCAATACCGATATTTGGAAAGGACTGCCTCAGGAAGTAGCTGATGTTGTCATTGCAGGAATCCCTATGAATCGACCAGGTGAAACATCTGAGATTGCTTCTACCATTGCTTTTCTAGCGTCTGAAGAAGCTTCCTATATTACAGGAGAAGAAATTGATATTAATGGCGGTTCACATATGGACTAA
- the pfkA gene encoding 6-phosphofructokinase: MKKVAVLTSGGDAPGMNAAISAIVHSAQVHHIDVIGVKSGYTGLLNGDFIPLTIQDVENLTSTGGTFLKTSRCTRFVEEESRKQAAQHLKSHGIEHLIVIGGEGSLKGAEKLQQLGIQVIGIPGTIDNDIPYTDYSIGFDTTLNTVLDCISKLKDTDYSHDKTTIVEVMGRACGDLALHSAIAGEGEIISTPEKPLSFQQISTQLEQKIQNGKLNNIIIITEKMFKISDLQDHIKTQTGVEVRTAVLGFLQRGGRPSAFDRILARKMGVKAVELLVNGAGGKAIGIRENKIVDICFTDVMKKPSSNEESYDLLNLLL, translated from the coding sequence TTGAAAAAAGTTGCAGTTTTAACTAGTGGAGGAGATGCTCCCGGTATGAATGCGGCGATCAGTGCGATCGTACACTCGGCCCAAGTTCATCATATCGACGTGATAGGAGTAAAATCAGGTTACACCGGATTACTTAACGGAGATTTTATTCCGTTAACCATACAAGATGTCGAGAATCTAACTTCTACTGGCGGTACGTTCTTAAAAACCTCACGATGCACTCGTTTCGTAGAGGAGGAAAGTAGAAAGCAAGCGGCGCAGCATTTGAAGAGTCATGGGATCGAACATTTAATTGTTATAGGCGGGGAAGGCTCCTTAAAGGGTGCAGAGAAGCTACAACAGCTAGGTATACAAGTCATCGGTATCCCTGGCACAATTGATAATGATATCCCCTATACCGATTACTCCATTGGCTTTGACACCACACTTAACACCGTTTTAGATTGTATTAGTAAACTAAAAGATACCGATTATTCGCATGACAAAACTACCATTGTTGAGGTGATGGGCAGAGCATGCGGTGATCTTGCTTTGCATTCAGCTATTGCCGGAGAAGGAGAAATCATTTCAACCCCTGAGAAGCCACTTAGTTTTCAACAGATTTCGACTCAATTGGAACAGAAGATCCAAAATGGAAAGCTAAATAATATCATTATCATCACAGAAAAAATGTTTAAGATTAGTGATCTACAAGACCATATCAAAACACAAACAGGGGTTGAGGTAAGAACTGCTGTTTTAGGGTTTTTACAAAGAGGTGGACGCCCTTCTGCATTTGACCGGATCCTCGCCAGAAAAATGGGGGTAAAAGCAGTCGAATTATTAGTAAACGGCGCCGGAGGAAAAGCCATTGGTATCCGAGAAAATAAGATTGTGGATATTTGTTTCACTGACGTGATGAAGAAGCCATCATCTAATGAAGAAAGCTATGACCTGTTAAACCTATTGTTATAA
- a CDS encoding FadR/GntR family transcriptional regulator codes for MKFNPVTSKKLYIQIYNQMLSQILSGAFQVGDKLPSERELCEQFEVSRVPVRQALSALELNGYIYSRQGEGVYVNTIEEKKESSVSQILNATTPEDIIEARMNIEPLIVRYAAKRATDQEIEELQRIISIMEVETKEGYYNPETDELLHNQIAKATHNDLFVNFMSTISQTMRQQEMWEFIRDRTVTREDYQRVNFEEHKTIIRAIENHDENEAAQMMTDHMNNLFTRYWKE; via the coding sequence ATGAAATTCAATCCAGTAACAAGTAAGAAACTATATATCCAAATCTATAATCAAATGCTTTCGCAAATTCTTTCAGGTGCTTTTCAAGTGGGAGACAAGCTTCCATCTGAGAGAGAGCTCTGTGAACAATTTGAAGTGAGTCGTGTACCTGTTAGACAAGCGTTAAGTGCATTAGAGTTAAACGGATATATTTATTCTAGACAAGGTGAAGGCGTTTACGTGAACACGATCGAAGAAAAGAAAGAAAGTAGCGTTTCACAAATATTAAATGCTACCACGCCTGAAGATATTATTGAAGCAAGAATGAATATTGAACCATTAATTGTACGATACGCAGCAAAGAGAGCGACAGATCAAGAGATTGAGGAGTTACAACGAATCATCTCTATTATGGAAGTAGAAACGAAGGAAGGTTACTATAATCCAGAAACCGACGAGCTACTGCATAATCAAATAGCCAAAGCCACTCATAATGATCTCTTTGTTAACTTTATGTCAACGATCAGTCAGACGATGCGTCAGCAAGAAATGTGGGAGTTTATACGAGATCGGACTGTTACAAGAGAGGATTATCAAAGGGTCAATTTTGAGGAGCACAAAACAATTATTCGTGCAATCGAGAACCATGATGAAAATGAAGCTGCTCAAATGATGACAGATCATATGAACAATTTGTTTACACGGTATTGGAAGGAATAA
- a CDS encoding TRAP transporter large permease, which produces MTTFVLFASFFILMILSVPIGIALGLSGLLTALVSPNISMSFLVQGLITSTDNFALLAIPFFILAGEIMGKGGISNRLFDLANVMVGRVTGGFAIAAVITCMFFAAISGSGPATVAAVGGIMIPAMVAQGYDKKFATAIIVTAGSLGIILPPSIPMVLYGISGNQSIGDLFLGGVLPGILIGILLMIWSYIYSKKKGYHGSSEAFSFKKLLSALNAAKWSLLIPVIILGGIYGGIFTPTEAAVIAVVYAGIISLFAYKEISFRSLPRIMADASVSSVAILIIIGTANTFGKILTLEDIPSTIANAFLSVSTDPMLIVFLLIALLLFIGLFIDTSAAVIIFTPILLPVAIEVGLDPIHFGIIMIVTLAIGFITPPLGVNLFVGSSISGIGVPQLVKASIPFFFVMLFGLIIIALIPSITLLLL; this is translated from the coding sequence ATGACTACATTTGTTTTATTTGCTAGTTTCTTTATCCTGATGATTTTATCAGTACCAATCGGAATTGCGTTAGGGCTTTCTGGTTTATTAACGGCGCTGGTTTCTCCTAATATTTCGATGTCCTTTTTAGTTCAAGGGCTTATTACTTCTACAGATAACTTTGCGTTGTTAGCGATCCCATTCTTTATCCTTGCTGGCGAAATAATGGGTAAAGGAGGAATCTCGAATCGATTATTTGATTTAGCGAATGTCATGGTAGGTAGGGTCACTGGAGGCTTTGCAATTGCTGCGGTTATCACATGTATGTTTTTTGCGGCCATATCTGGGTCTGGTCCGGCGACGGTTGCAGCTGTAGGGGGTATTATGATTCCCGCAATGGTTGCACAGGGCTACGATAAGAAATTTGCTACAGCCATCATTGTGACTGCTGGTTCATTGGGAATTATCCTACCACCGAGCATACCGATGGTTCTGTATGGTATCTCAGGAAACCAATCGATAGGGGATCTCTTCTTAGGAGGCGTTCTTCCTGGAATCCTAATTGGAATCCTGTTAATGATTTGGAGTTACATCTACTCAAAGAAGAAAGGCTACCATGGAAGTAGTGAAGCTTTCTCTTTTAAAAAGCTGTTGTCTGCTCTAAATGCTGCAAAGTGGTCTTTATTGATCCCAGTGATCATTTTAGGAGGTATATACGGGGGGATTTTCACGCCTACCGAAGCAGCTGTTATTGCTGTGGTCTATGCAGGAATCATTAGCCTGTTCGCTTATAAAGAGATCTCATTTCGTTCACTGCCAAGAATTATGGCAGATGCGAGCGTGAGCTCCGTGGCGATTCTAATTATTATTGGTACGGCAAATACGTTTGGAAAGATTCTTACATTAGAAGATATTCCATCAACAATTGCTAATGCATTTTTATCTGTGTCAACTGATCCGATGTTGATCGTATTCTTATTGATCGCATTATTGTTATTCATAGGACTGTTCATTGATACATCAGCTGCTGTAATCATTTTTACGCCAATCTTATTGCCAGTGGCTATCGAAGTTGGCTTGGACCCTATTCATTTTGGTATCATTATGATCGTTACGCTCGCAATTGGATTTATCACACCGCCTTTAGGTGTAAACTTGTTCGTTGGCTCAAGTATATCAGGAATTGGTGTTCCTCAGTTAGTCAAGGCAAGCATTCCTTTCTTCTTTGTAATGCTTTTCGGCTTAATCATTATTGCCTTGATCCCGAGCATCACACTCCTATTATTATAA
- a CDS encoding TRAP transporter small permease, with translation MKMTIKWMDKYLEEYMLIILSGFLVIMIFAQVFMRYIFDAPISWSEEIARFVFVWFIYVGVSAGVKYNRHLGVDAFKLLFKKKGETLLGIIANVLFLIFAVLITYHGIKILGNVSRSSAALQIPFFWVYLAPVIGMFLTAIRLIQNITIQIKAL, from the coding sequence ATGAAAATGACCATTAAATGGATGGATAAGTATTTAGAAGAGTACATGCTTATTATATTAAGTGGATTTTTAGTCATTATGATCTTTGCTCAGGTATTTATGCGTTATATCTTTGATGCTCCTATCTCTTGGTCAGAAGAGATTGCGAGATTTGTATTCGTTTGGTTTATTTATGTGGGTGTAAGTGCAGGGGTTAAGTACAACAGACATCTAGGCGTTGATGCATTTAAGCTTCTATTTAAGAAAAAAGGAGAAACGCTACTTGGCATTATTGCAAACGTCTTGTTCTTAATTTTTGCGGTGCTCATTACATACCACGGTATTAAGATATTAGGCAATGTGTCGAGAAGCTCGGCAGCGCTTCAAATTCCATTTTTCTGGGTTTATTTGGCGCCAGTAATCGGAATGTTTTTAACTGCGATACGACTGATACAGAATATTACGATTCAAATTAAGGCTCTCTAA
- a CDS encoding TRAP transporter substrate-binding protein produces the protein MKIFRNILIVSIILCSCVLFSVTVFSSDDSNEQVIIRLGHGSAESNDRHKAILHFKDLVEEKSNGSIEVLIYPNEQLGSEAAMIESLSFNNLQMVVASSFSQFDERISVFELPYLFDSKEQAWSILDGEIGQEVAEPLLDYNIRILSYFENGFRHITSDKPINEPADLRGLKIRTPEIPMFLQTFEALGAGPTPMAFGELYMALQQGTVDAQENPLSTIYASRFNEVQSHLILTSHQYMPLPAAISDEFWHSLTKEQQDIIESSAHEAADFHRTLTDENESVILNELKEAGMTIIEPDQELFSEKVEVVYDNYRTIFGDALIDSVLDAIQNHEEELDD, from the coding sequence ATGAAGATATTTAGAAATATACTTATAGTCAGTATCATTCTATGCTCATGTGTATTGTTTTCAGTAACCGTTTTCTCAAGCGATGACTCTAATGAGCAAGTTATCATTCGATTAGGTCATGGCTCAGCAGAGTCAAATGATCGTCATAAGGCGATTCTACATTTTAAGGATTTAGTTGAAGAAAAATCGAATGGTTCCATAGAAGTGTTGATCTATCCTAATGAACAATTAGGGTCAGAGGCAGCCATGATAGAAAGTCTTTCATTCAATAATCTTCAAATGGTAGTCGCTTCATCATTTAGTCAATTTGACGAGAGAATTAGTGTGTTCGAGCTTCCTTACTTGTTTGATTCAAAGGAACAGGCATGGAGTATTCTGGATGGGGAAATTGGTCAAGAAGTCGCAGAACCGCTACTAGACTATAATATTCGAATTCTCTCATACTTTGAAAACGGTTTTAGACATATCACATCAGACAAACCAATCAATGAGCCTGCTGACTTACGTGGTTTAAAGATCAGAACACCTGAGATCCCTATGTTCCTTCAAACGTTTGAAGCGCTGGGAGCTGGACCAACACCTATGGCATTCGGTGAGCTTTATATGGCATTACAACAAGGAACAGTTGATGCGCAAGAGAACCCACTGTCAACAATCTATGCGAGTCGATTTAACGAAGTTCAGAGCCATCTTATCTTAACGTCTCATCAATATATGCCTTTGCCTGCTGCAATAAGTGACGAGTTTTGGCATTCCTTAACGAAGGAACAGCAAGACATTATTGAATCAAGTGCGCATGAGGCTGCTGATTTTCACCGAACGTTAACTGATGAAAATGAAAGCGTTATATTGAATGAATTAAAGGAAGCAGGCATGACTATTATTGAACCAGATCAAGAACTATTTAGCGAGAAAGTAGAAGTTGTATATGACAATTATCGTACGATATTTGGAGATGCACTTATTGATTCGGTCTTAGATGCAATACAAAATCATGAAGAGGAATTGGATGATTAA